A single region of the Drosophila miranda strain MSH22 chromosome 2, D.miranda_PacBio2.1, whole genome shotgun sequence genome encodes:
- the LOC108154322 gene encoding probable palmitoyltransferase ZDHHC24 has protein sequence MVKIRKLILRQIMCILFCWEEVALDFMDRHNTKIQAVLHPVSMATLVSVIGFLLFYDMLYALPDLTDPDGLWYKINLFWSIFVVYSIFSNLWICFWTDTSVQALPDHLLRPPPDEAHLWHYCASCDIMVPPRAWHCRLCKACCLKRDHHCTFTANCIGHRNQRYFLVFLFYGTLGSFQSLVYNCIYVWTTGAFVVADPFLILSFGQPRTDPSTGWKIITSMVLKLNIVAAIAAGGMFITQVLMVYRNSTCFMISDRTYDLGPMKNFRQVLGKRGFWTLLSSHINSPLPSDGTEWHMTKHTDV, from the coding sequence ATGGTTAAAATTCGGAAGTTGATTCTGCGCCAGATTATGTGCATCCTATTTTGTTGGGAGGAGGTGGCCCTCGACTTCATGGATCGCCACAACACCAAGATCCAGGCCGTACTGCATCCGGTCTCTATGGCGACGCTGGTGTCGGTTATCGGGTTCCTGCTCTTCTACGATATGCTCTACGCACTGCCAGATCTGACCGACCCCGACGGTCTGTGGTACAAGATAAACTTATTCTGGAGCATCTTCGTCGTGTACAGTATCTTCAGCAATCTGTGGATCTGCTTTTGGACGGACACCTCGGTGCAGGCGCTGCCCGATCACCTCTTGCGGCCGCCGCCGGATGAGGCGCACCTGTGGCACTACTGTGCCAGCTGCGACATTATGGTTCCGCCGCGGGCCTGGCACTGCCGCCTATGCAAGGCATGCTGCCTGAAGCGGGACCACCACTGCACTTTCACCGCCAACTGCATCGGCCACCGCAATCAGCGCTACTTCCTTGTCTTTCTCTTCTACGGAACGCTGGGAAGTTTCCAGTCCCTGGTCTACAATTGTATCTATGTGTGGACAACTGGTGCCTTTGTCGTTGCGGATCCCTTCCTGATCTTGAGTTTTGGGCAGCCGAGAACAGACCCATCCACGGGCTGGAAAATCATAACATCTATGGTCCTCAAGTTGAACATAGTCGCCGCCATTGCCGCCGGTGGCATGTTCATCACTCAAGTGTTAATGGTCTACCGGAACAGTACCTGCTTCATGATATCCGACCGCACCTACGACCTCGGACCCATGAAGAACTTCCGCCAGGTGCTGGGCAAGCGCGGCTTCTGGACCCTCCTCTCGTCGCACATCAATAGTCCCCTGCCCAGCGATGGCACTGAGTGGCATATGACCAAGCACACGGATGTCTAG